A region from the Salicibibacter cibarius genome encodes:
- a CDS encoding Bug family tripartite tricarboxylate transporter substrate binding protein, translating to MISIVMSLFLVACADSEETDADAEDQEWHTDELTLVVPYDTGGSADRQARALAPVLEEELDVPVLVENREGGAGATGTMAHLQNDPDDGSYIIYQSHPHFDSGIVREAGFEFDDFDFLGKTHESPITLFVNSDSEYDDFESLINTVESNPGEINYGMMPSSWSDITAHVFLDEFNLDARGVPFDGGGPLRTALVSEETEFTFSDIEGMLAGVGDDARGLVVFVSEPSDHDPDMPLANDLMDEMGLDIEFPDMANMRSIQVKSDFREQHPEQWDILVEALENAATSDEFIEWGETQDMNITWSGPEEAHDQLEEAHEVILEYADVIE from the coding sequence ATGATATCTATTGTTATGTCATTATTTCTCGTTGCTTGTGCTGATAGTGAAGAAACAGATGCGGATGCGGAAGATCAAGAATGGCACACGGACGAATTAACTTTGGTCGTTCCTTATGACACAGGGGGATCTGCTGATCGCCAAGCAAGAGCATTAGCTCCGGTGTTAGAAGAAGAGCTAGATGTTCCAGTACTTGTGGAAAACAGAGAGGGAGGAGCGGGAGCTACGGGCACAATGGCTCATTTGCAAAACGATCCTGATGACGGTTCCTATATTATTTATCAATCTCATCCTCATTTTGATTCAGGCATTGTAAGAGAGGCAGGATTTGAATTTGATGATTTTGATTTCTTGGGAAAGACGCATGAATCACCCATCACTCTTTTTGTCAATTCTGATTCAGAATATGATGATTTTGAAAGCCTGATTAATACAGTGGAATCGAATCCTGGTGAAATAAATTATGGCATGATGCCTAGCTCATGGTCCGATATTACAGCTCATGTGTTTCTTGATGAGTTTAACTTAGATGCTAGAGGAGTTCCTTTTGACGGAGGCGGGCCGCTAAGAACTGCTTTAGTATCTGAAGAAACTGAATTCACATTTTCAGATATTGAAGGTATGCTGGCAGGCGTCGGAGATGATGCTAGAGGTTTAGTAGTATTTGTTAGTGAACCTAGTGACCATGATCCTGATATGCCTCTTGCTAATGATTTGATGGATGAAATGGGCCTTGATATTGAATTTCCGGACATGGCAAATATGAGATCCATTCAAGTGAAAAGCGATTTTCGAGAACAGCACCCTGAACAATGGGATATTTTAGTTGAAGCTCTTGAAAATGCCGCTACGAGTGATGAATTTATCGAGTGGGGAGAAACCCAAGATATGAATATAACTTGGTCAGGACCTGAGGAAGCGCATGATCAGTTAGAAGAGGCGCACGAAGTCATTTTGGAGTATGCAGACGTTATTGAGTAA
- a CDS encoding IS1380 family transposase, with amino-acid sequence MTGKLNIQLTDEYILPTSGLPLIGALLERTFLHAQLSALSMEGLTDTAEISHGDTIASYIGLLAQGKNDFRWIESYRQDPFFQTALGLEHTPSEATLRQRMNQIARHDETLSILGKENVRFLQQLDSPITATSLSNGEERVTVDADHSPFDNSDTNKEGVSRTYKGVDGYNPGFAYMGQEGYVIHSELRNGKDHVQKGTPAFLHKALTSAQQVTGTSLLLRLDGGNDAAANREICEKLGVDYIIKRNLRQETPEAWLAIAEQQGTATEPREGKTMYTGKIQMRNSQGNSTWQVYQVVERTMTRDGQMLLVPEVTCDSYWVSMDLPVDETIELYHQHGTCEQFHSELKTDMDLERFPSGKFATNQMILILGCFVYNLLRSIGQEALKGDDMPVKKKVFRRRLKTVIDQMVMFAGKFVQHARQLYLKISKHNPWHHCFQRLYQQFQL; translated from the coding sequence ATGACAGGGAAATTAAATATCCAACTAACGGATGAATATATTTTACCGACGAGCGGGCTTCCGTTGATCGGTGCTTTATTGGAACGGACTTTTCTTCACGCTCAACTTTCAGCTCTTTCGATGGAGGGGCTCACGGATACCGCCGAGATTTCGCATGGGGATACGATCGCTTCTTATATCGGTTTGCTTGCCCAGGGCAAAAATGATTTTAGATGGATCGAATCTTATCGGCAAGATCCTTTTTTTCAAACGGCTTTAGGGCTGGAACATACACCTTCCGAGGCGACACTTCGCCAACGGATGAATCAGATCGCCCGCCATGACGAAACGCTTTCAATACTGGGGAAAGAAAATGTACGCTTTCTTCAACAGCTGGACTCCCCGATCACCGCCACGTCGCTTTCAAATGGCGAAGAGAGAGTAACCGTCGACGCCGATCATTCGCCTTTTGACAACAGCGACACCAACAAAGAAGGCGTCAGTCGCACGTATAAAGGCGTTGATGGCTATAATCCGGGCTTTGCCTACATGGGCCAAGAAGGCTATGTGATTCATTCTGAACTCCGGAATGGCAAAGATCATGTCCAAAAGGGCACGCCTGCCTTTTTACATAAGGCCTTGACCTCAGCCCAACAGGTCACCGGCACGTCCCTCCTTCTTCGTCTCGACGGAGGCAATGACGCCGCTGCGAATCGGGAGATTTGCGAAAAACTGGGCGTGGACTATATCATCAAGCGTAACCTCCGCCAAGAAACACCTGAAGCTTGGTTAGCTATTGCCGAACAACAGGGGACAGCTACTGAGCCTCGAGAAGGAAAAACCATGTACACCGGGAAGATTCAAATGAGAAACAGCCAAGGAAACTCGACGTGGCAAGTGTATCAGGTCGTGGAACGAACGATGACCCGAGACGGTCAAATGCTTCTCGTGCCGGAGGTCACCTGTGACAGTTACTGGGTTTCCATGGATCTTCCTGTGGACGAAACCATCGAGCTGTATCATCAGCACGGCACGTGTGAACAATTTCATAGTGAGCTGAAAACGGATATGGATCTTGAACGCTTTCCCTCCGGGAAATTTGCGACTAACCAAATGATTTTAATATTGGGTTGCTTCGTCTATAATCTTTTACGGAGTATCGGTCAGGAAGCATTAAAAGGTGACGATATGCCCGTGAAAAAGAAGGTCTTTCGCCGTCGCTTGAAAACCGTCATTGATCAGATGGTTATGTTCGCCGGCAAATTCGTTCAGCATGCTAGACAGCTTTATCTAAAAATCAGTAAACACAATCCTTGGCATCATTGTTTTCAACGCCTCTACCAGCAATTTCAATTGTGA
- a CDS encoding nuclear transport factor 2 family protein, with protein sequence MQKRDYLINMAQKKYFQSVDAYDIEGVLECFSDDATFIVRSAQPAKHHGKEEIREMFEELFKSFPNKMIHKDFKHVVDEPNESISSQFNVELISPDNNEIYQTNSNFFYLENGKFKEVHVYMLGQNVLGGKKI encoded by the coding sequence GTGCAAAAAAGAGATTATTTGATAAATATGGCGCAGAAAAAATATTTTCAAAGTGTAGATGCTTATGATATTGAAGGAGTTTTAGAGTGTTTTTCTGATGATGCTACTTTTATAGTTAGATCAGCACAACCGGCAAAACACCATGGGAAAGAAGAAATAAGGGAAATGTTTGAAGAACTTTTTAAAAGCTTTCCAAATAAAATGATCCATAAAGATTTTAAACATGTTGTAGACGAACCTAACGAGTCTATTTCATCTCAATTTAATGTGGAGTTAATATCGCCTGATAATAATGAGATTTATCAAACTAATAGTAATTTCTTTTATCTGGAAAACGGAAAATTCAAGGAAGTTCACGTTTACATGTTAGGCCAAAATGTATTAGGAGGTAAAAAGATTTAA
- a CDS encoding IS4 family transposase gives MGQSNTLLKVFKSFVSMEEIENILRSHDYQEVGRKWLGTDQIFFWLLASSEQWQNYRESENKLKIDPSLKAVDHTTLSTKASILPYEAVKEILELLGSRFNRETRRSMDLPVSLAALDSTTMTVGENRLPWAPYHGKRNGVKMHTFFRVDTLLPIQVEASKGLTHDAAVAHSFSHQLITSVRDRAYATIRDFDNLEDEDKGFVIRLKTSIYTEEREPIPRVTSEHSRVFDDYSAKIGKGKKQSNHRFRIVCFYDDEGNTLRVATNLSTLFAEDIADLYKARWQIELFHRFLKQHLNLNHFFGTTPNAVYGQLFCAIMVYMVLRFLYNQLAPVWRMTRRTFIQFARELILGTSPLEVKDTLAQFLDDRKNMTPT, from the coding sequence ATGGGACAATCTAACACACTTTTAAAGGTTTTTAAATCCTTCGTGTCGATGGAAGAAATCGAGAACATTCTTCGTTCACATGATTACCAAGAAGTCGGGCGAAAATGGCTGGGAACCGATCAAATTTTCTTTTGGCTATTGGCGTCAAGTGAACAATGGCAAAATTACCGTGAAAGCGAGAACAAACTCAAAATTGATCCGAGCCTCAAAGCCGTTGATCACACGACGTTATCGACAAAAGCTAGCATCCTTCCTTATGAAGCCGTCAAAGAGATACTGGAGCTTTTAGGTTCCCGTTTCAATCGGGAAACTCGTCGTTCCATGGACTTGCCGGTTTCGTTGGCAGCGCTGGATTCAACGACGATGACCGTAGGCGAAAACCGGCTCCCATGGGCGCCTTATCACGGGAAACGTAACGGCGTTAAAATGCATACATTTTTCCGTGTGGATACGCTGCTTCCGATCCAAGTGGAGGCTTCCAAAGGATTGACGCATGATGCGGCTGTTGCTCATTCATTTTCGCACCAATTGATCACATCTGTTCGAGACCGCGCCTATGCCACCATCCGTGATTTCGATAACCTTGAAGACGAGGACAAAGGCTTTGTGATCCGCTTGAAAACGTCCATCTATACCGAAGAGCGGGAGCCTATCCCACGTGTAACGTCTGAACATTCCAGAGTTTTCGATGATTATTCAGCGAAAATAGGGAAAGGGAAGAAGCAGTCCAATCACCGGTTTCGTATCGTTTGTTTTTATGATGATGAAGGGAATACCCTTCGGGTGGCCACAAACCTCAGCACCCTTTTTGCCGAAGATATCGCCGATCTCTATAAGGCACGCTGGCAGATCGAGCTTTTTCACCGCTTTCTCAAACAACACTTGAATCTGAATCACTTCTTTGGAACGACGCCGAATGCGGTCTATGGGCAATTATTTTGCGCCATCATGGTTTATATGGTCCTGCGATTTTTATACAACCAGCTGGCACCTGTATGGCGGATGACCCGGCGTACGTTCATTCAATTTGCACGGGAATTGATCCTTGGTACATCACCATTGGAAGTCAAAGACACCTTAGCTCAATTTCTAGATGACAGGAAGAACATGACACCTACGTAA
- a CDS encoding IclR family transcriptional regulator, which produces MESKYVNSVSRAIDILYCFDYETPSLKLSNISDKVQLSTSTVHRLLSTLEKKQMVIHDQQTQEYCLGPKLLLLSEVFLENMEIRKIALPELRKLNKETNETVELNIVEGGERVCIEQLPSTEVIRNFVRVGSRNSLFESSSGKSLLANMEYEEINKIIETEIGLFPHITEHKLKQDLDDIKSQGYAVSIEERIPGAFSVSAPLKNHKGKLIAGITVAGPMQRYNEANLSNIIKYLLVSSQEISCKLGYKSD; this is translated from the coding sequence ATGGAATCAAAATATGTTAATTCAGTAAGTAGAGCCATAGATATCTTATATTGTTTTGATTACGAAACACCATCTTTGAAGCTAAGCAATATTAGTGATAAAGTCCAATTATCTACGAGTACAGTTCACCGTTTACTTTCTACATTGGAAAAAAAGCAAATGGTCATTCACGATCAGCAAACTCAAGAATATTGTTTAGGCCCAAAACTGTTGTTGCTGAGTGAAGTTTTTTTAGAGAATATGGAGATACGTAAAATAGCATTGCCCGAATTGAGAAAGTTAAACAAAGAGACAAATGAAACAGTAGAACTTAATATTGTTGAAGGGGGTGAGAGGGTATGTATAGAACAGCTTCCAAGCACTGAAGTCATTCGTAATTTTGTAAGAGTAGGGTCACGTAATAGTTTATTTGAAAGTTCATCCGGAAAATCTTTGCTAGCTAACATGGAATATGAAGAAATAAATAAGATAATAGAAACAGAAATAGGCTTATTTCCCCACATTACTGAACACAAACTTAAACAGGATCTGGATGATATTAAATCACAAGGATATGCGGTGTCAATAGAAGAAAGGATACCTGGAGCATTTTCAGTGTCTGCTCCTTTAAAAAATCATAAGGGAAAGCTTATAGCCGGGATAACAGTTGCTGGTCCAATGCAAAGATACAATGAGGCAAACCTTTCAAACATAATAAAATATTTACTTGTTAGTTCTCAAGAAATTTCATGCAAATTAGGCTATAAGAGCGATTAG
- a CDS encoding isocitrate lyase/PEP mutase family protein, with protein sequence MKKKSEMLREQLKENKPLFIPGAFNGMSARILEKVGFDAVYMTGYGTSLNLLGMPDAGYATMTEMVMNAKYMNNSISAPLISDADTGYGNALNVRRTITEFIQAGVAGVHIEDQIMPKRCGHVAGRQLVPIEEAVSKYKAANDARNELDPDFLLIARTDARGAYNGGIDEAIRRGNAYAEAGADVIFIEGPTSEDEVKTFCKKIDKPILYNSAGVSPRISLQRLGEIGVSMVILPGATMRVAAEAMFDFATKLKQEGVLVEKEWKEGFESNHPIGDFHDFAGFSEVKKLEEQYLTESELDKYKNSIGFQP encoded by the coding sequence ATGAAAAAGAAAAGTGAAATGTTACGAGAACAGTTGAAAGAAAATAAACCATTGTTTATACCGGGTGCTTTTAATGGCATGTCAGCTCGTATTCTAGAAAAAGTCGGTTTTGATGCAGTATACATGACAGGGTATGGAACATCATTAAACTTATTAGGAATGCCTGATGCAGGTTATGCTACAATGACAGAGATGGTTATGAATGCTAAATATATGAATAATTCCATTTCTGCACCTTTAATATCAGACGCTGACACTGGATATGGAAATGCACTTAATGTAAGACGCACTATTACTGAGTTTATACAGGCAGGTGTAGCGGGTGTTCACATTGAAGATCAAATCATGCCTAAAAGGTGTGGGCATGTAGCAGGTCGACAGTTAGTACCGATTGAAGAGGCAGTAAGTAAATATAAAGCAGCGAATGATGCTCGTAATGAATTAGATCCTGACTTTTTACTTATAGCAAGAACGGATGCTCGAGGTGCTTATAATGGTGGCATAGATGAAGCGATTCGCCGAGGAAATGCTTATGCTGAGGCAGGGGCAGATGTCATTTTTATAGAAGGTCCTACTTCTGAAGATGAAGTCAAAACCTTTTGCAAAAAAATTGATAAACCTATTTTGTATAATAGTGCAGGAGTTTCCCCTCGCATAAGCCTTCAACGTTTGGGCGAAATTGGTGTCTCTATGGTTATATTACCAGGAGCAACTATGAGAGTAGCAGCAGAGGCTATGTTTGATTTCGCTACGAAATTAAAACAGGAAGGAGTATTAGTAGAAAAAGAATGGAAAGAAGGTTTTGAATCTAACCACCCCATTGGTGATTTTCATGATTTTGCTGGTTTTTCGGAAGTTAAAAAACTGGAAGAACAGTATCTGACAGAAAGTGAACTAGATAAATATAAAAATTCTATTGGGTTCCAACCTTAG
- a CDS encoding IS30 family transposase, translating into MANTDCTTTRRTFSHLSETKRGEFSAYLKMGLSLRTIAKKMGRHVSTLSREKKRGTVQQMDTNRKPYETYYADAGARVYQDHRQNSGCPSVRPKASAFLAFVEQKILKDKWSPDVVVGYARKCPEWQGSYIPCAKTLYNWIDAGHLTVINMDLPLKLRRSPKKKRSRQNKRVYGTSIEERCPSVDTRETIGHWEIDTVIGKKSNDEALLTLVERKTRKELITRLEGKDASSVEKGLQTLFAPYQKDHSRVFKTITADNGSEFSELDALGKQAGIAIYFSHPFASYERGSNERHNGLIRRFIKKGEAIHSYTDEKLQEVEAWMNELPRKILGYETPDDVFARAFSGAG; encoded by the coding sequence ATGGCTAACACTGATTGTACCACAACCCGACGTACGTTTTCACATTTATCCGAGACAAAGCGAGGGGAGTTCTCCGCTTATCTCAAGATGGGGCTGTCTTTACGAACCATCGCAAAGAAAATGGGCCGCCATGTCAGCACGCTCTCCCGCGAGAAAAAACGGGGAACCGTCCAACAGATGGATACGAACCGAAAACCGTATGAAACGTATTATGCGGATGCCGGGGCGCGTGTGTATCAAGACCATCGTCAAAACAGCGGATGTCCTTCTGTGCGCCCCAAAGCTTCTGCGTTTCTAGCATTCGTCGAGCAGAAAATCTTGAAGGACAAGTGGTCGCCTGATGTCGTCGTGGGTTACGCCCGTAAATGCCCAGAGTGGCAAGGTTCCTACATTCCCTGCGCCAAAACCCTTTACAACTGGATCGATGCCGGGCATTTAACGGTCATCAATATGGATCTGCCGCTCAAGCTCCGGCGCTCACCCAAGAAAAAACGCTCGCGTCAAAACAAGCGCGTGTACGGGACAAGCATTGAGGAACGCTGCCCATCGGTTGATACCCGAGAAACCATTGGACACTGGGAAATCGACACAGTGATCGGGAAGAAATCGAACGATGAAGCCCTCCTCACCTTGGTCGAGCGGAAAACCCGTAAAGAGCTTATAACGCGTCTCGAAGGGAAGGATGCGTCTTCGGTCGAGAAAGGGCTACAGACCTTATTCGCTCCCTATCAAAAAGACCATTCTCGCGTATTTAAGACCATCACAGCAGATAATGGATCGGAATTTAGTGAACTGGATGCTCTTGGGAAACAAGCGGGGATAGCTATCTATTTTTCCCACCCCTTCGCATCATACGAGCGAGGCTCCAATGAGCGCCACAACGGACTGATCCGACGATTTATCAAGAAAGGCGAAGCGATCCATTCGTACACGGACGAAAAGCTGCAAGAGGTAGAAGCATGGATGAATGAGCTTCCGCGAAAAATCTTAGGCTATGAAACGCCCGATGACGTTTTTGCGCGAGCTTTCTCCGGGGCGGGCTAG
- a CDS encoding 3-isopropylmalate dehydratase large subunit yields MGMTMVEKILAKGSKNEKVVPGEIVTVEVDTSVLLDLSFSDKGRRSIPEKVFDPDKIAVVLDHAIPAPNVHTADGLQNARKFVEKFGIEKYYGEGRHGISHQLMAELGFTLPGTILACSDSHTCASGAFNCAARGVGSQEMLYVICKGETWFKVCPTIKYVLDGELPEGVYPRDIIHYIAGEYGDHVGHNVEFVGSAVEKMDMAGRQTIATISAELSAEFAMFEADDKTAEYLKERTDENFEPVFADSDADYADIRTIDVSKLEPMIVMPHFVPNNVKPISDVNEEITIDQGFIGSCANARIEDFRSAAEILKGQKVHPNVRLIITPSSSEVMKQASREGLLEIFMEAGAVTTNSTCGACYGGHMGVIGKGERCLTSSTRNFKGRMGSPDSEVYMGSPATVAASAIAGSIHDPRKSLSLQV; encoded by the coding sequence ATGGGCATGACTATGGTGGAAAAGATCCTAGCTAAGGGATCTAAAAACGAAAAAGTTGTACCGGGTGAAATAGTAACGGTAGAAGTAGACACGTCTGTTCTATTGGATTTATCTTTTTCGGACAAAGGCCGACGGAGTATACCTGAAAAAGTTTTTGACCCAGATAAAATTGCTGTTGTACTAGATCATGCAATACCAGCTCCAAATGTCCATACTGCTGATGGACTACAAAACGCAAGAAAATTTGTCGAAAAATTCGGTATTGAAAAATATTATGGAGAAGGAAGGCATGGAATCAGTCATCAATTAATGGCTGAACTTGGTTTTACGCTTCCCGGAACCATATTAGCATGTTCTGATTCTCATACCTGTGCAAGTGGGGCGTTTAATTGTGCGGCAAGAGGAGTGGGCTCTCAGGAAATGCTTTATGTAATCTGTAAAGGAGAAACTTGGTTTAAGGTATGTCCAACAATAAAGTATGTGTTAGATGGCGAATTGCCTGAAGGTGTCTACCCAAGAGATATTATCCATTATATCGCCGGAGAGTATGGTGACCATGTTGGCCATAATGTTGAATTTGTAGGCTCGGCTGTTGAAAAAATGGATATGGCTGGAAGGCAAACTATCGCAACAATCAGTGCAGAACTTAGTGCGGAGTTTGCGATGTTTGAAGCGGATGATAAGACAGCTGAATATCTTAAGGAAAGAACGGATGAAAATTTTGAACCTGTGTTTGCTGATTCAGATGCTGATTATGCCGACATTCGCACTATAGATGTTAGTAAGTTAGAGCCTATGATAGTGATGCCTCATTTTGTGCCGAACAATGTGAAACCAATTTCAGATGTAAATGAAGAAATAACAATTGATCAAGGTTTCATTGGTTCCTGCGCTAACGCTAGAATCGAAGATTTTCGAAGTGCTGCTGAAATTTTAAAGGGTCAAAAAGTTCATCCGAATGTTCGCTTAATTATTACACCATCCTCAAGCGAAGTGATGAAGCAAGCTTCTCGAGAAGGATTGCTGGAAATCTTTATGGAGGCGGGAGCAGTAACAACTAACTCTACATGTGGGGCCTGTTATGGAGGTCATATGGGTGTGATAGGTAAGGGAGAGCGTTGTTTAACTTCAAGTACCAGAAATTTTAAAGGACGAATGGGAAGCCCGGACAGTGAAGTTTATATGGGATCCCCCGCGACTGTTGCAGCATCGGCTATAGCTGGGTCAATACATGATCCCAGAAAGAGTTTATCACTACAGGTGTAA
- a CDS encoding tripartite tricarboxylate transporter permease — MDLNALLDGFDLLMSWTVVLFIILGLILGILLGALPGVSGVLGIALMLPLTYNMAPIDAIMFLTGIFTGSVYSGGVTATLLNIPGSASAVATTLDGYPMTKQGKQNEALGIGLAASAIGSFLGYFIILFAIQPIGQLVLQFGPPEMLLVIMFALSVIGIISGSMLRALIAGVVGLLLGTIGATAFGRPRGNFGITELYEGIEIVPALMGLLAISELFFLISKKSIVDENVSVQRNFKDFLKGMLYTFKDKINAFRSTLIGIGIGLLPAAGSTVAALISYGQGKTHSKRGENYGNGEPSGVVSAEAANSSSEGGSMTTMLTLGIPGGSATAILLAAFMVHGLLPGPYLIRDHMDMTYAVIVGGVFQTFFLVIIGIIFVWYFSKVILVPSRLLIPIIGVLAILGAYSIRGLYIDPLITLIFAIVGLVLRKLEYPVIALLLGLILGSIVDGELARTIVMYEGRFEYLLTRPIFVTMLVLTVIMFCVPLIRKRYGKSISENEN; from the coding sequence TTGGATTTAAATGCATTGTTAGATGGTTTTGATTTATTAATGTCTTGGACTGTTGTTTTGTTTATCATCTTAGGATTGATTTTAGGTATTCTATTGGGTGCATTACCTGGAGTATCTGGTGTATTGGGTATCGCCCTCATGTTACCACTTACTTATAATATGGCTCCCATAGACGCTATTATGTTTCTAACTGGGATCTTTACAGGATCCGTTTATTCTGGCGGAGTTACGGCTACTTTGTTAAACATACCTGGGTCTGCTTCTGCAGTAGCTACTACTTTGGATGGTTATCCAATGACAAAACAAGGTAAGCAAAATGAAGCATTAGGGATAGGTCTTGCTGCTTCAGCAATTGGTTCTTTTCTTGGCTATTTTATCATTTTATTTGCTATTCAACCCATAGGCCAACTAGTGTTGCAGTTCGGTCCACCAGAAATGTTACTTGTGATAATGTTTGCTCTTTCAGTGATTGGTATTATAAGTGGGAGCATGTTACGAGCATTAATAGCAGGTGTAGTGGGATTATTGCTAGGCACGATTGGAGCTACAGCTTTTGGGCGTCCAAGGGGGAATTTCGGTATAACAGAATTATATGAAGGTATTGAGATTGTTCCAGCTTTGATGGGATTGTTAGCTATTTCTGAATTGTTTTTTCTCATATCAAAAAAGTCAATTGTTGATGAAAATGTGTCAGTGCAAAGAAATTTTAAAGATTTTCTAAAGGGTATGCTATATACATTTAAAGACAAAATAAATGCATTTCGTTCAACCCTTATTGGGATTGGTATAGGCTTATTACCAGCAGCGGGTTCAACAGTAGCCGCTTTAATAAGTTACGGTCAGGGTAAAACTCATTCAAAGCGAGGTGAAAATTATGGTAACGGAGAACCTTCTGGTGTAGTATCGGCCGAAGCTGCAAATAGTTCATCCGAGGGCGGAAGTATGACTACAATGCTAACCCTTGGTATCCCAGGGGGGAGTGCTACCGCTATTTTATTGGCTGCATTTATGGTGCACGGTTTACTTCCCGGTCCATATTTGATTAGAGATCATATGGATATGACATATGCGGTCATTGTAGGAGGTGTCTTTCAAACCTTCTTCTTAGTAATAATCGGTATAATATTTGTATGGTATTTCAGTAAAGTTATTTTGGTACCTTCAAGATTATTAATCCCTATTATTGGAGTTCTAGCTATATTAGGAGCCTATTCAATTCGAGGTTTATATATAGATCCTTTAATAACACTAATTTTCGCAATTGTTGGTTTGGTTTTACGAAAATTAGAGTATCCTGTTATTGCTCTTTTATTGGGATTGATTTTGGGTTCGATCGTTGATGGAGAGCTTGCGCGAACTATTGTAATGTATGAAGGGAGGTTTGAGTATCTATTAACCCGTCCGATTTTTGTGACTATGTTAGTTTTAACAGTTATTATGTTCTGTGTACCTTTGATACGAAAAAGATACGGAAAAAGCATAAGCGAAAATGAAAATTAG
- a CDS encoding tripartite tricarboxylate transporter TctB family protein: MKQRIASLILLLFFLSFGLVYYLDVRTLPEFEERLIIDLLFWLLIPLLALEASKIIYGIIKNKKCEKNGNVTKGSKVGIRTLLYKLASNKQFVLVVFLVFYLLIIPYLGFFATSLIFLVTLNLYLGSAKIKEFLFIPLVTLAVSYFVFVFFLDVRLPSGFLF; the protein is encoded by the coding sequence ATGAAGCAAAGAATTGCTAGTTTAATTTTATTACTGTTTTTCCTTTCTTTCGGTTTAGTTTATTATTTAGACGTACGGACACTTCCTGAATTCGAGGAAAGGCTAATTATAGACCTTTTATTCTGGTTATTAATACCTCTTCTAGCATTGGAAGCTAGCAAAATAATTTATGGAATTATTAAAAACAAAAAATGTGAAAAGAATGGCAATGTTACTAAAGGAAGCAAAGTAGGTATTAGGACGCTTTTATACAAATTGGCTTCTAATAAACAATTTGTTTTGGTAGTATTTTTAGTTTTTTATCTTTTAATAATTCCATATCTTGGATTTTTTGCAACCTCACTCATTTTCTTAGTGACATTAAATTTATACTTAGGGAGCGCTAAGATTAAAGAATTCTTGTTTATCCCCCTAGTGACTTTAGCAGTATCTTACTTTGTATTTGTTTTCTTTTTAGATGTTAGATTACCCAGTGGCTTTTTATTCTGA